A single genomic interval of Terriglobus albidus harbors:
- a CDS encoding mechanosensitive ion channel domain-containing protein gives MTTHPHAPAPAPTTRRTVFGRTKLVLLLALAALLVFFLVVSWTTRDSMAHLPFLKGQGKARVLADQDTLVDTRPWQTAQALASLAVTAEEVEYARQAEKLADHEVDQAFASALRLASAQVQHKSLSGEALELSQKVKELQTLVKQDQAAVQALTPASAPAASASGGAAQAVANSDDLEIAKAQLGLDTDQLADAQQDLARAVGDQRSRIQEELAEREAAVKKYDSEAHGNTQTAVLSAGQYGTLAGRIRAWMNQRSRYQLIQQALQQANADIAALTAQHNALEAKANSAAASGDDHASRLASLKERAAERQILSIFDDRIQSQQQLADVYRKWSDQVLLQHRIVLHLLLQSLAVIVAILICMVLTDMLLLRLLERPALDRRRKQTLQTILQLGIQVLGILLILLVVFGSPRQMTTILGLATAGLTVVLQDFILAFFGWFVLMGRNGIRVGDWVEINGVGGEVIEINLFRTTMLETGNWTAKGHPTGRRVTFINSFAIRGQYFNFSTTGQWMWDEISVSIPASDNTYEVVEEIHNVIVQETEKSARLAEDEWRRSTRQYGLSQFSADPAINLRPSGAGIDLVIRYITRASERFETRNRLYQRVIDVMHKPAALAVHTGEKVG, from the coding sequence ATGACAACGCATCCCCATGCGCCGGCGCCCGCCCCCACGACACGGCGGACTGTTTTCGGACGCACAAAACTGGTGCTGCTTCTGGCGTTAGCGGCGCTGCTGGTGTTCTTTCTGGTCGTCTCCTGGACGACCCGCGATTCAATGGCCCATCTCCCCTTCCTGAAAGGACAGGGCAAAGCACGGGTGCTGGCCGACCAGGACACTCTTGTTGATACGCGGCCGTGGCAGACGGCGCAGGCCCTGGCTTCGCTGGCGGTGACCGCGGAAGAGGTAGAGTATGCGCGTCAGGCTGAGAAGCTGGCCGACCATGAGGTAGACCAGGCCTTCGCTTCGGCATTACGGCTGGCAAGTGCCCAGGTGCAGCACAAGTCTCTCTCCGGAGAGGCACTGGAGCTCTCGCAAAAAGTTAAAGAGCTGCAGACTCTTGTGAAGCAGGACCAGGCAGCGGTGCAAGCCTTAACTCCCGCTTCCGCTCCGGCAGCAAGCGCCTCCGGTGGAGCCGCACAGGCTGTCGCCAACTCCGACGATCTGGAGATCGCCAAGGCGCAACTTGGGCTTGATACGGACCAACTTGCCGACGCGCAGCAGGATCTGGCGCGTGCGGTCGGCGACCAGCGCAGCCGGATTCAGGAAGAGCTTGCCGAGCGCGAAGCCGCGGTAAAGAAGTATGACAGCGAAGCGCATGGCAACACCCAGACGGCGGTTCTCTCCGCGGGACAGTACGGCACACTGGCGGGGCGCATCCGGGCATGGATGAACCAGCGCAGCCGCTATCAACTGATCCAGCAGGCGCTGCAACAGGCGAACGCGGACATCGCAGCCCTGACCGCGCAGCACAATGCGCTGGAGGCAAAGGCCAACAGCGCGGCAGCCAGCGGCGATGACCATGCCTCACGGCTCGCCAGCCTGAAGGAGCGTGCCGCTGAGCGGCAGATCCTAAGCATCTTTGACGACCGCATCCAATCGCAACAGCAGCTCGCCGATGTCTATCGCAAGTGGAGCGATCAGGTGCTCCTGCAGCATCGGATCGTGCTGCATCTGCTGCTGCAGTCGCTGGCGGTGATTGTTGCCATCCTGATCTGCATGGTACTTACCGACATGCTGCTGCTGCGGTTACTCGAGCGACCGGCGCTTGATCGCAGACGCAAGCAGACGCTGCAGACGATCCTGCAACTGGGCATCCAGGTACTGGGCATTTTGTTGATCCTGCTGGTGGTCTTCGGGTCTCCGCGACAGATGACGACCATTCTGGGCCTCGCAACCGCAGGCCTTACTGTTGTGCTGCAGGACTTCATCCTCGCCTTCTTCGGCTGGTTTGTTCTGATGGGCAGAAACGGCATTCGTGTTGGCGACTGGGTAGAGATCAATGGAGTCGGCGGCGAGGTGATCGAGATCAATCTCTTCCGCACCACGATGCTCGAGACAGGCAACTGGACCGCCAAGGGGCACCCCACCGGCCGCCGCGTGACCTTCATCAACAGCTTCGCCATCCGTGGACAATACTTCAACTTCTCCACCACGGGACAGTGGATGTGGGACGAGATCTCCGTGAGCATCCCCGCATCGGATAACACGTATGAAGTGGTGGAGGAGATTCACAACGTCATCGTGCAGGAGACGGAGAAGAGCGCACGACTCGCCGAAGACGAGTGGAGACGCAGCACACGGCAGTATGGACTGAGCCAGTTCAGCGCCGATCCGGCGATCAACCTGCGCCCTTCTGGTGCTGGGATTGACCTGGTGATCCGCTACATCACGCGGGCGTCAGAACGCTTCGAGACGCGGAACCGGCTGTATCAGCGCGTGATCGATGTGATGCACAAACCGGCTGCGCTTGCGGTGCATACCGGGGAGAAGGTGGGATAG
- a CDS encoding M3 family metallopeptidase, translating to MSTLTAAPAIAETPANDPLHVWIGNPDPAGVTAWVQRHLDDVARLEKQILEVQGARTVENTLAPFDEMGRALSTASMGPSLLNNASPVKELRDVAQTELRRVSSVGAEISLNRKLYDALVAIKTDGLDAETKHYLERELQGYRLSGVDKDEATRAKIRDLRDKLTAVALQFNRNIAEGTASIKVKASELDGLPADYIARHQPDEHGMVTITTDEPDYRPVITYAKSAALRKQLYLTYMGRCYPANKGLLVQLIAMREEISQLIGMKSWAELSSADKMIGTPGNIQSLIDDLDKAARPAMDKEYAQLLAFAQKQEPGLTQIPDYSASYFGELFRRDHFNFDSQAVRAYFPYEEVEKGVLDTAARMFHIEFVQMKNAVLWDPSVKAFDVFDRSTPDRQKIGIIYLDMHPRAGKNKWFNAGTVVQGKKGIALPEARLNANFPEPTATDPGLMQYADVVTFFHEFGHMLHGIFGNRQQWAGTGAFSIEWDFVEAPSQMLEEFFASKAVLDTFAKHYKTGELMPQQLFDGMIRADEFGRGTAVERQLQFCTYALEMFHLPAKNVDVDKLWYTAQAKYSPYAGTPDVRMYATFTHLISYSSNYYTYQLSKVIALDFFGQFDPKNLLDGPAAMRYRKTILEPGGTASANTLVKNFLGRPQQYEATKKWINAEFVGK from the coding sequence ATGAGTACACTTACCGCCGCCCCCGCCATCGCCGAAACGCCCGCCAACGATCCGTTGCATGTCTGGATCGGCAATCCCGATCCTGCCGGCGTCACAGCCTGGGTGCAGCGTCACCTCGACGATGTCGCCCGGCTGGAGAAACAGATTCTCGAAGTTCAGGGGGCGCGCACGGTAGAGAACACCCTGGCGCCTTTTGATGAGATGGGCCGCGCCCTCTCCACGGCAAGCATGGGGCCGTCGCTGTTGAACAATGCCTCTCCGGTGAAGGAGCTACGCGATGTGGCGCAGACCGAACTGCGGCGCGTGTCCTCTGTTGGTGCGGAGATCTCTCTCAATCGCAAGCTCTATGACGCGCTGGTCGCCATTAAGACTGACGGCCTCGACGCCGAGACGAAGCATTATCTCGAGCGCGAGCTGCAGGGATATAGGCTCTCCGGTGTCGATAAAGATGAGGCCACCCGCGCGAAGATCCGCGATCTGCGGGATAAACTCACCGCCGTCGCTCTCCAGTTCAATCGCAACATCGCCGAAGGTACTGCCAGCATCAAGGTCAAGGCAAGCGAGCTCGATGGTCTGCCCGCCGACTACATCGCCCGTCATCAGCCTGACGAACACGGCATGGTGACCATCACCACCGACGAGCCTGATTATCGGCCGGTGATCACCTATGCCAAGTCGGCCGCATTACGGAAGCAGCTCTACCTCACCTACATGGGCCGCTGCTATCCGGCCAACAAAGGTCTCCTCGTCCAACTCATTGCCATGCGCGAAGAGATCTCCCAGTTGATCGGGATGAAGAGCTGGGCTGAACTGTCCAGCGCCGACAAGATGATCGGCACACCCGGCAACATTCAGTCGCTGATCGATGACCTCGACAAGGCAGCACGCCCTGCCATGGACAAGGAGTACGCCCAGCTTCTCGCCTTCGCGCAGAAGCAGGAGCCCGGCCTGACGCAGATTCCCGACTACTCTGCCTCGTATTTTGGCGAGCTCTTCCGTCGCGATCACTTTAACTTCGACTCCCAGGCAGTACGCGCCTACTTCCCTTATGAAGAGGTCGAGAAAGGCGTGCTCGACACCGCCGCCCGCATGTTCCACATCGAGTTTGTTCAGATGAAAAACGCTGTTCTCTGGGATCCGTCGGTCAAGGCTTTCGATGTCTTCGACCGCTCCACGCCAGATCGTCAAAAGATCGGCATCATCTATCTCGACATGCATCCGCGTGCCGGCAAGAACAAGTGGTTCAATGCCGGCACGGTCGTGCAGGGTAAGAAGGGGATTGCCCTTCCCGAGGCTCGTCTGAATGCAAACTTCCCGGAGCCAACGGCAACCGATCCCGGCCTGATGCAGTACGCCGATGTGGTGACCTTCTTTCACGAATTCGGCCACATGCTGCACGGCATCTTCGGCAACCGTCAGCAGTGGGCCGGCACCGGCGCCTTTTCGATTGAGTGGGACTTCGTCGAAGCGCCTTCACAGATGCTGGAAGAGTTCTTCGCCTCAAAGGCCGTGCTCGACACCTTCGCCAAACACTACAAGACCGGCGAGCTGATGCCGCAACAGCTCTTCGACGGTATGATCCGCGCCGACGAGTTCGGACGCGGCACTGCTGTCGAGCGCCAGCTGCAGTTCTGCACCTACGCGCTGGAGATGTTCCATCTTCCGGCGAAGAACGTGGACGTGGATAAGCTTTGGTACACAGCACAGGCGAAGTACTCGCCTTATGCCGGCACACCGGACGTGCGCATGTATGCCACCTTCACACATCTGATCAGCTACTCATCGAACTACTACACCTATCAGCTCAGTAAGGTGATCGCGTTGGACTTCTTCGGTCAGTTCGATCCAAAGAACCTGCTCGATGGCCCGGCAGCTATGCGCTATCGCAAGACGATATTGGAACCGGGCGGCACGGCGAGCGCGAATACTCTGGTGAAAAACTTCCTCGGACGTCCGCAGCAGTATGAGGCGACGAAGAAGTGGATCAATGCAGAGTTCGTAGGTAAGTAG
- a CDS encoding SDR family oxidoreductase: MRVFLTGATGFIGSAIVPELIQAGHQVLGLTRSDAGAEQLRHAGAEVHRGDLEDLQSLRNGAANADAVIHTAFNHDFSRFAANCETDRQVIQAIGEVLAGSDRPLIVTSGTGIAGHGGNGHIGLETDPPVSSKIIPRGATEEAAAAVAESGVRTMVVRLPQVHDTEKQGLVSYAIQIARQKGISPYISEGRNRWPAVPRFAAAELYRLVLEKGEAGKRYNAVAEEGVTMREIAEVVGQGLKVPVVSISQEQAAEHFGWLAIFAGLDMPASSAWTQQVLGWKPAGPSLIENLKNMRYFGS, translated from the coding sequence ATGCGGGTTTTCCTTACAGGCGCAACAGGATTTATCGGTTCGGCGATTGTTCCGGAACTCATTCAGGCCGGCCACCAGGTCCTCGGCCTTACGCGCTCCGATGCGGGCGCGGAGCAGCTCCGCCACGCGGGAGCAGAGGTGCATCGCGGCGACCTCGAAGATCTTCAAAGTCTGCGGAACGGAGCAGCGAATGCCGATGCCGTCATTCACACCGCCTTCAATCATGACTTCTCCCGGTTCGCAGCCAACTGCGAGACCGACCGCCAGGTGATCCAGGCTATCGGCGAAGTGCTCGCCGGCTCCGACCGTCCGCTGATCGTCACCTCCGGCACCGGCATTGCGGGCCATGGAGGCAACGGCCACATCGGTCTGGAGACCGATCCTCCGGTGAGCTCGAAGATCATTCCCCGCGGCGCTACCGAAGAAGCCGCTGCTGCGGTAGCAGAAAGCGGAGTCCGCACCATGGTCGTTCGTCTACCCCAGGTGCACGATACCGAAAAGCAAGGTTTGGTCAGTTATGCCATTCAGATCGCACGCCAGAAGGGGATCTCTCCCTACATCAGCGAGGGACGCAATCGCTGGCCCGCTGTGCCCCGGTTTGCAGCGGCAGAGCTGTACCGCCTCGTGCTGGAGAAGGGCGAAGCAGGCAAGCGCTACAACGCCGTAGCAGAAGAAGGCGTCACGATGCGCGAGATCGCTGAGGTCGTCGGCCAGGGTTTGAAGGTACCGGTAGTCTCGATCTCACAGGAACAGGCCGCCGAGCACTTCGGCTGGTTGGCCATCTTCGCCGGTCTGGATATGCCGGCCTCCAGCGCATGGACGCAACAGGTACTGGGTTGGAAGCCTGCCGGACCGAGCCTGATCGAAAATCTGAAGAATATGCGCTACTTCGGAAGCTAA
- a CDS encoding AraC family transcriptional regulator: MDPLSAVLSLLKPRSYTSGGMDMGGDWSIQFGPHNGIKCYAVVSGDCWLAVDGVPEPVHISAGDCYLLPSGRRFRMASDLSLPPVDAQTIFRFPLNGAISTYNGGGACFGLGGHFALSGDSSMLLKVLPPIVHLAKESDRAAMRWCLERMMQELRDPQPGGYLIAQQLTYMMLVQALRLHLAEEGNGSVGWLFALADKQISAAMSCIHNEPARRWTLQQLAEEASMSRSSFAVKFKETVGSSPMEYLTRWRMLLAADKLANSSDSIAAIALSLGYESESAFSTAFKREMGCSPRQYVRGCGETRLLETNSPREVKNGSSVARMPTSQKRDMVHPVHG; this comes from the coding sequence ATGGATCCCCTTTCGGCTGTCCTGTCGCTGCTGAAGCCGCGCAGCTATACCTCCGGCGGTATGGATATGGGCGGCGACTGGTCGATCCAGTTCGGGCCGCATAACGGCATCAAGTGCTACGCAGTGGTCTCGGGCGACTGCTGGCTTGCGGTGGACGGTGTTCCCGAGCCGGTGCATATCTCCGCGGGCGACTGCTACCTGTTGCCCTCAGGCCGTCGCTTCCGGATGGCGAGCGATCTCTCGCTGCCGCCCGTCGATGCCCAAACCATCTTTCGCTTCCCTCTGAATGGCGCCATTTCAACCTACAACGGCGGAGGCGCGTGCTTCGGGCTGGGCGGGCACTTTGCGCTCTCGGGCGACAGCAGCATGCTGCTGAAGGTGCTACCGCCCATCGTGCATCTCGCAAAAGAGTCAGACCGCGCCGCGATGCGGTGGTGCCTGGAACGGATGATGCAGGAACTGCGCGACCCGCAGCCGGGCGGATATCTGATTGCGCAGCAGCTTACCTACATGATGCTGGTGCAGGCGCTGCGTCTGCATCTGGCGGAAGAGGGGAACGGCAGTGTTGGCTGGCTGTTTGCGCTGGCGGATAAACAGATCAGTGCGGCGATGAGTTGCATCCACAATGAACCGGCGCGGCGATGGACTCTGCAGCAACTAGCCGAAGAGGCGAGCATGTCGCGGTCCAGCTTCGCGGTGAAGTTCAAGGAGACAGTCGGTTCTTCTCCGATGGAGTACCTGACACGGTGGCGCATGCTGTTGGCTGCCGATAAGCTAGCGAATTCTTCGGATTCAATCGCTGCGATTGCGTTGTCGCTGGGGTATGAGTCAGAGAGCGCGTTCAGCACTGCGTTCAAGCGGGAGATGGGATGTTCGCCGCGGCAGTATGTGCGTGGGTGTGGAGAGACTCGACTTTTAGAAACGAACTCTCCACGAGAAGTGAAAAACGGTTCGAGCGTAGCTCGAATGCCCACGTCCCAGAAGCGGGACATGGTGCACCCGGTGCATGGGTGA
- a CDS encoding MFS transporter — protein sequence MTDSLANNPAFWSLAKQPARRNALLAAGFGWMLDSMDVMLYSMVIPAAQKDLGMSSATAGLIMSFTLIAAAAGGIGFGFVADRLGRTRALSLSILIYTVCTGLCAFVHTVPQLAICRFLLGIGMGGEWAAGAALVAETWPQQHRAKALALVQSAWAIGYALAAAVVALIMPHFGWRAVFLAGLFPALITIWIRRKVKEPEHWTPATNVSARALFRGKLAPRTLVITSMNAASLFAWWGLFSWAPSFLSAPVSKGGHGLDVLHTSTFTIVMQLGTFLGYVSFGPLADRFGRKPVYVTFLLMAALVVPLYAVVKTPTALLLLGPVVGFWGTGFFSGFSVISSEAFPTALRGRAMGFAYNLGRIASAVAPFTVGRVAQERGFGFGLSITTAGFLLAAAIALFLRKEWAAISQNEVEPTVAVT from the coding sequence TTGACGGACAGCCTGGCAAACAATCCAGCCTTCTGGTCCCTGGCCAAGCAGCCGGCGCGGCGTAATGCTTTGCTGGCCGCCGGCTTCGGCTGGATGCTCGACAGCATGGACGTCATGCTCTACTCCATGGTTATTCCAGCGGCGCAGAAAGACCTTGGCATGAGCTCCGCCACGGCTGGTCTGATCATGAGCTTCACCCTGATCGCCGCCGCTGCCGGAGGTATAGGCTTCGGTTTTGTCGCGGATCGCCTGGGCCGCACGCGTGCTCTCTCACTTTCGATCCTGATCTATACCGTCTGTACCGGCCTCTGCGCCTTCGTCCATACGGTTCCGCAGCTTGCGATCTGCCGGTTCTTACTCGGCATCGGTATGGGCGGCGAGTGGGCTGCGGGCGCGGCGTTAGTTGCGGAGACCTGGCCGCAGCAGCACCGGGCCAAGGCCCTCGCGCTGGTGCAGAGTGCATGGGCTATCGGCTATGCCTTGGCTGCCGCAGTCGTCGCGCTGATTATGCCGCACTTCGGTTGGCGCGCTGTCTTTCTCGCGGGCCTCTTTCCTGCGCTGATCACGATCTGGATCCGCCGCAAGGTGAAGGAGCCGGAACACTGGACACCCGCGACCAACGTCTCTGCCCGCGCACTCTTCCGCGGCAAGCTCGCTCCGCGCACGCTGGTGATCACCAGCATGAACGCCGCCAGCCTCTTCGCCTGGTGGGGACTCTTCTCCTGGGCGCCGTCGTTTCTCTCTGCCCCGGTCAGCAAAGGCGGTCATGGTCTCGATGTACTGCACACGTCTACGTTCACCATCGTGATGCAGCTCGGCACGTTTCTTGGATATGTCAGCTTCGGCCCCTTGGCAGACCGCTTTGGACGCAAGCCGGTCTACGTCACCTTCCTGCTGATGGCCGCGCTGGTGGTGCCGCTATACGCAGTGGTGAAGACGCCGACGGCGTTGCTGTTGCTCGGCCCGGTGGTGGGCTTCTGGGGCACAGGCTTCTTCAGCGGCTTCTCCGTTATCTCCAGCGAGGCCTTTCCCACGGCGCTACGCGGCCGCGCGATGGGCTTTGCTTACAACCTCGGCCGCATCGCCAGCGCGGTCGCACCCTTCACCGTGGGCCGCGTTGCGCAGGAGCGCGGGTTTGGCTTCGGACTCTCGATTACGACTGCGGGCTTTCTGCTCGCTGCTGCGATTGCGCTGTTCTTACGGAAAGAATGGGCAGCGATAAGCCAAAACGAAGTAGAACCCACGGTTGCTGTCACTTGA